The Haloarcula sp. H-GB4 genome segment GAGCCGACCTTCGTCCAGCGTTCTTCGATAGCCGCGTTCGCTCTGACGACAGTGTCACCGTCGACACGGAACCGTGTCTTCCGGAGTTCGATGGCGGCTACCTCTCCGGTGGTGTCGCCGGCTTTGACGGTGTCGCCAGGGTTGAAATCGGGATCTCGGAGGAGGTAAACGCCAGCAACAGCGTCCTTGATCATCTCCGAGAGCGCGTACGAGACGCCAAGCGCGAGGAATCCCGTTGCAGTTCCAAGGGACGCGGCGATGGCGGTCAGGCCGACGATAGAGAGGAACGACAGCGCCACACCAAACCACAGGAACACGAGTACGATCACCGACAAAAACTGTCGGTACACGGGCGATTCGCCGGGCAGCGACCGCTTCAGAACGGCCCGGACGACGAACATGATAGCCTTGATGCCGACTGCAGCGATCGCAAGAAAGACGAACGCGGTTATGAGGCGCGGGAGTGCGTCAACAACGTTCGTGACTAGCTGTTCAAGCGCTCGATTGATGACACCGACTTGCACGCCGGATGATGAAGAGAGAGGCCCCTAAGTGTTGGCGTCAGCTGACACAGCTGTGTCGCCGGGGTGACGGACCACCTCGTAGTCGCCGTCTTCGGTGATCCCGATAACGGCCCAGTCATAGGATACGTCGAGCCGATTGAGACGGCGGCTGAGTTGCGTCGCATCGCCCGTACGTGTGACGAAACAGCGCAAATCGCCGCCGTCAGGTATTGGGTCCTGCGAATCGAGCACTGAGACAGTGACGACGCGCCAGTCGCGTTCCGCTCGCAGTTCGGTGCCAGTGCGCGACACGGTGTATCCGAGGTCATCGAATATCGACCGGGCCTGCTCGTCGAGTGATGTGGTAACGGCCCCCATCTGAGATCCAGTACCACTGGCTATCTGATAAACGTTCCCACTAGCCACCTGGTTGATAGGTCGCCCGCTCAGACCTGACTGCTACTCGTGAGCGGCGTCCCACTCTTCGGCCTTGCGGAGGTTCGAACAGTCGTTACAGCGGATGCGTCCCATTGAGTCCATCGCGTTGTTGAACGTCTCGCAGTTGCCACAGAAGTAGCCCCAGCGACGCTCGCGGTCGGCGTCGCGGTAGGCAACGTAAAACGCGCC includes the following:
- a CDS encoding mechanosensitive ion channel domain-containing protein, producing the protein MQVGVINRALEQLVTNVVDALPRLITAFVFLAIAAVGIKAIMFVVRAVLKRSLPGESPVYRQFLSVIVLVFLWFGVALSFLSIVGLTAIAASLGTATGFLALGVSYALSEMIKDAVAGVYLLRDPDFNPGDTVKAGDTTGEVAAIELRKTRFRVDGDTVVRANAAIEERWTKVGSES
- a CDS encoding DUF5816 domain-containing protein, giving the protein MDALDGPDGETLYVDRSDGDTGTKGAFYVAYRDADRERRWGYFCGNCETFNNAMDSMGRIRCNDCSNLRKAEEWDAAHE